A genomic stretch from Prionailurus bengalensis isolate Pbe53 chromosome E2, Fcat_Pben_1.1_paternal_pri, whole genome shotgun sequence includes:
- the PPM1N gene encoding probable protein phosphatase 1N isoform X2, translating into MAAFARLLECLLWSARKEQEAEEEEEEGRRTHDGPRSLLDAPRCFQRPHGGAAASWGLRFGASAVQGWRAHMEDAHCAWLALPGLPPGWAFFAVLDGHGGARAALFGARHLPGHVFEALGTAPDEPEGVRGALRRAFLNADARLRALWPRGEPGGSTAVALLVSPRFLYLAHCGDSRAMLSRAGAVAFSTEDHRPLRPRERERIHNAGGTIRRRRLEGSLAVSRALGDFAYKEAPGRPPELQLVSAEPEVTALARQAEDEFMLLASDGVWDAMSGGALARLVASRLCLGLAPELLCAQLLDTCLCKGSLDNMTCVLVCFPGAPRPCEEAIRKELALDAALGRRVSELYSSAQEPPSLNTVFRTLASEDIPDLPPGGGLYCKVAVIAEAYSRLCQASGGRWQKTTTTTTTFVFSFGKYGLGTCCVQDPAHSHHPGRTTEIPTPDGPTN; encoded by the exons ATGGCGGCCTTTGCCCGCCTGCTGGAATGTCTCCTTTGGTCAGCTCGCAAAGAacaggaggcagaagaggaggaggaggagggacggaGGACTCACGACGGGCCTCGGTCGCTCCTGGACGCGCCGCGATGCTTCCAGCGGCCACACGGGGGTGCGGCCGCGTCTTGGGGACTGCGCTTTGGGGCGAGCGCTGTGCAGGGCTGGCGCGCGCACATGGAGGACGCGCATTGCGCTTGGCTCGCTCTGCCCGGGCTACCCCCAGGCTGGGCTTTCTTCGCGGTCCTCGATGGCCACGGCGGGGCGCGAGCCGCCCTCTTCGGCGCGCGCCACCTGCCTGGCCACGTGTTTGAGGCGCTGGGCACCGCGCCCGACGAGCCCGAGGGAGTGCGCGGGGCGCTGCGTCGAGCCTTCCTGAACGCAGACGCACGCCTGCGTGCGCTCTGGCCTCGTGGCGAGCCGGGGGGCTCCACCGCCGTGGCGTTGCTCGTCTCCCCGCGTTTTCTGTACCTGGCGCACTGTGGTGACTCCCGAGCGATGCTGAGTCGCGCCGGCGCTGTGGCCTTCAGCACCGAGGACCATCGGCCTCTCCGGCCTCGGGAACGCGAGCGCATCCACAACGCGGGAGGCACCATCCGCCGCCGGCGCCTCGAAGGCTCTCTGGCGGTATCCCGGGCACTGGGCGACTTTGCTTACAAAGAGGCTCCGGGAAGGCCTCCTGAGCTGCAGCTCGTTTCCGCGGAGCCTGAGGTGACCGCCCTGGCTCGCCAGGCTGAGGACGAGTTCATGCTATTGGCCTCCGACGGTGTGTGGGACGCGATGTCTGGCGGTGCCCTGGCGAGACTGGTGGCATCGCGCCTCTGCCTGGGCCTGGCCCCGGAACTTCTCTGCGCGCAGCTATTGGACACGTGTCTCTGCAAG GGCAGCTTGGACAACATGACCTGCGTCCTGGTCTGCTTCCCCGGGGCCCCCAGGCCTTGTGAGGAGGCAATCAGGAAGGAGCTAGCGCTGGACGCAGCCCTGGGCCGCAGGGTCTCTG AGCTGTATTCCTCTGCTCAGGAGCCCCCCAGCCTGAACACGGTTTTCCGGACTCTGGCCTCAGAGGACATCCCAGATTTACCTCCTGGGGGAGGGCTCTACTGCAA ggTCGCTGTCATTGCTGAAGCTTATTCTCGGCTCTGCCAGGCCTCAGGAGGGCGCTGGCAG aaaacaacaacaacaacaacaacatttgtCTTCTCATTTGGCAAATATGGATTGGGTACCTGCTGTGTGCAAGACCCAGCTCACAGCCATCACCCAGGCAGAACCACTGAGATTCCCACCCCTGACGGACCCACCAACTAG
- the PPM1N gene encoding probable protein phosphatase 1N isoform X1, with product MAAFARLLECLLWSARKEQEAEEEEEEGRRTHDGPRSLLDAPRCFQRPHGGAAASWGLRFGASAVQGWRAHMEDAHCAWLALPGLPPGWAFFAVLDGHGGARAALFGARHLPGHVFEALGTAPDEPEGVRGALRRAFLNADARLRALWPRGEPGGSTAVALLVSPRFLYLAHCGDSRAMLSRAGAVAFSTEDHRPLRPRERERIHNAGGTIRRRRLEGSLAVSRALGDFAYKEAPGRPPELQLVSAEPEVTALARQAEDEFMLLASDGVWDAMSGGALARLVASRLCLGLAPELLCAQLLDTCLCKGSLDNMTCVLVCFPGAPRPCEEAIRKELALDAALGRRVSELYSSAQEPPSLNTVFRTLASEDIPDLPPGGGLYCKVAVIAEAYSRLCQASGGRWQKGPNGARKPTGTHSNSSLDLEA from the exons ATGGCGGCCTTTGCCCGCCTGCTGGAATGTCTCCTTTGGTCAGCTCGCAAAGAacaggaggcagaagaggaggaggaggagggacggaGGACTCACGACGGGCCTCGGTCGCTCCTGGACGCGCCGCGATGCTTCCAGCGGCCACACGGGGGTGCGGCCGCGTCTTGGGGACTGCGCTTTGGGGCGAGCGCTGTGCAGGGCTGGCGCGCGCACATGGAGGACGCGCATTGCGCTTGGCTCGCTCTGCCCGGGCTACCCCCAGGCTGGGCTTTCTTCGCGGTCCTCGATGGCCACGGCGGGGCGCGAGCCGCCCTCTTCGGCGCGCGCCACCTGCCTGGCCACGTGTTTGAGGCGCTGGGCACCGCGCCCGACGAGCCCGAGGGAGTGCGCGGGGCGCTGCGTCGAGCCTTCCTGAACGCAGACGCACGCCTGCGTGCGCTCTGGCCTCGTGGCGAGCCGGGGGGCTCCACCGCCGTGGCGTTGCTCGTCTCCCCGCGTTTTCTGTACCTGGCGCACTGTGGTGACTCCCGAGCGATGCTGAGTCGCGCCGGCGCTGTGGCCTTCAGCACCGAGGACCATCGGCCTCTCCGGCCTCGGGAACGCGAGCGCATCCACAACGCGGGAGGCACCATCCGCCGCCGGCGCCTCGAAGGCTCTCTGGCGGTATCCCGGGCACTGGGCGACTTTGCTTACAAAGAGGCTCCGGGAAGGCCTCCTGAGCTGCAGCTCGTTTCCGCGGAGCCTGAGGTGACCGCCCTGGCTCGCCAGGCTGAGGACGAGTTCATGCTATTGGCCTCCGACGGTGTGTGGGACGCGATGTCTGGCGGTGCCCTGGCGAGACTGGTGGCATCGCGCCTCTGCCTGGGCCTGGCCCCGGAACTTCTCTGCGCGCAGCTATTGGACACGTGTCTCTGCAAG GGCAGCTTGGACAACATGACCTGCGTCCTGGTCTGCTTCCCCGGGGCCCCCAGGCCTTGTGAGGAGGCAATCAGGAAGGAGCTAGCGCTGGACGCAGCCCTGGGCCGCAGGGTCTCTG AGCTGTATTCCTCTGCTCAGGAGCCCCCCAGCCTGAACACGGTTTTCCGGACTCTGGCCTCAGAGGACATCCCAGATTTACCTCCTGGGGGAGGGCTCTACTGCAA ggTCGCTGTCATTGCTGAAGCTTATTCTCGGCTCTGCCAGGCCTCAGGAGGGCGCTGGCAG AAGGGCCCAAATGGGGCCAGAAAACCCACTGGCACCCATTCAAACTCTTCCTTGGACTTGGAGGCCTGA
- the RTN2 gene encoding reticulon-2 isoform X1 has protein sequence MGQVLPVFAHCKEAPSTASSTPDSTEGANDDSDFRELHTAREFSEDDEEETTSQDWGTPRELTFSYIAFDGVVGSGARRDSAARRPRPQGRSVSEPRDPPPQPGLGDSLESIPSLSQSPEPGRRGDPDTAPPVERPLEDLGLQLDRLDWAARGAGSGEDSATSSSTPLEDEEPDGSEVGEAGKELDLQHGVPQSPPPAVLTPQPSPGSGTPQAATPSPSQPRDSNSWPDEPSLAQKEEEPWGPLEREPITGQCLDSTDQSEFTLEPLLLVADLLYWKDTRTSGVVFTGLMVSLLCLLHFSIVSVTAHVALLLLCGTISLRVYRKVLQAVHRGDGANPFQAYLDVDLTLTREQMERLSQQIASRVVSLAIQLRHFFLVEDIVDSLKLALLFYILTFVGAVFNGLTLLILGVIGLFTVPFLYRQHQAQMDQYVGLVTNQLSHIKAKIRAKIPGSGALASAAAAVSGSKAKAE, from the exons ATGGGGCAGGTCCTGCCGGTCTTCGCCCACTGCA AAGAAGCTCCGTCTACAGCCTCTTCCACCCCTGACTCCACAGAAG GAGCGAACGACGACTCGGATTTTCGGGAGCTTCACACGGCCCGAGAATTCTCGGAGGACGACGAGGAAGAGACCACGTCGCAGGACTGGGGCACCCCCAGGGAGCTGACCTTCTCCTACATCGCCTTCGACGGTGTGGTGGGCTCTGGGGCGCGCCGGGATTCAGCTgcccgccgcccccggccccaGGGCCGCTCAGTCTCAGAACCGCGAGACCCACCCCCTCAGCCTGGCCTGGGCGACAGCTTGGAGAGCATCCCCAGCCTGAGCCAATCCCCGGAGCCTGGGCGCCGCGGTGACCCCGACACTGCCCCTCCGGTAGAACGCCCCCTGGAGGATCTAGGGCTCCAGCTCGACCGGCTGGACTGGGCGGCCCGGGGAGCAGGGTCCGGGGAAGACTCTGCCACCAGTAGCTCCACTCCGCTGGAGGACGAGGAGCCTGACGGATCGGAGGTTGGAGAGGCTGGGAAAG AACTGGACCTGCAACACGGGGTCCCTCAGTCTCCGCCTCCGGCAGTCTTGACTCCGCAGCCCAGCCCTGGCTCTGGAACTCCCCAGGCGGCTACCCCGTCCCCCTCCCAACCCCGGGATTCGAACTCTTGGCCTGATGAGCCCTCACTGgcccagaaagaggaagagcCGTGGGGGCCTCTGGAGCGGGAGCCAATCACGGGGCAGTGCCTGGATAGCACGGACCAATCAGAATTCACATTGGAACCACTCCTTCTAG tGGCGGACCTGCTGTACTGGAAGGACACAAGGACGTCAGGCGTGGTCTTCACAGGCCTCAtggtctccctcctctgcctcctgcacTTTAGCATCGTGTCCGTGACCGCCCACGTGGCCCTGTTGCTGCTCTGTGGCACCATCTCTCTCAGGGTTTACCGAAAAGTGCTGCAGGCCGTGCACCGGGGCGACGGTGCCAACCCCTTCCA GGCCTATCTGGATGTGGACTTGACCCTGACTCGGGAGCAGATGGAACGTCTGTCCCAGCAGATTGCCTCCCGAGTGGTCTCTTTGGCCATCCAGCTGCGGCATTTCTTCCTGGTAGAGGACATTGTGGACTCCCTCAAG CTGGCCCTTCTCTTCTACATCTTGACCTTCGTGGGTGCCGTCTTCAATGGTTTGACTCTTCTGATTCTGG GAGTGATCGGTTTATTCACTGTCCCCTTCCTGTACCGGCAACACCAG GCCCAGATGGACCAGTATGTGGGATTGGTGACCAATCAGTTGAGCCACATCAAAGCTAA GATCCGAGCTAAGATCCCAGGGTCCGGAGCCCTTGCCTCGGCAGCAGCCGCAGTCTCTGGATCCAAAGCCAAAGCCGAATGA
- the RTN2 gene encoding reticulon-2 isoform X2: MGSKVADLLYWKDTRTSGVVFTGLMVSLLCLLHFSIVSVTAHVALLLLCGTISLRVYRKVLQAVHRGDGANPFQAYLDVDLTLTREQMERLSQQIASRVVSLAIQLRHFFLVEDIVDSLKLALLFYILTFVGAVFNGLTLLILGVIGLFTVPFLYRQHQAQMDQYVGLVTNQLSHIKAKIRAKIPGSGALASAAAAVSGSKAKAE, from the exons ATGGGGAGTAAAG tGGCGGACCTGCTGTACTGGAAGGACACAAGGACGTCAGGCGTGGTCTTCACAGGCCTCAtggtctccctcctctgcctcctgcacTTTAGCATCGTGTCCGTGACCGCCCACGTGGCCCTGTTGCTGCTCTGTGGCACCATCTCTCTCAGGGTTTACCGAAAAGTGCTGCAGGCCGTGCACCGGGGCGACGGTGCCAACCCCTTCCA GGCCTATCTGGATGTGGACTTGACCCTGACTCGGGAGCAGATGGAACGTCTGTCCCAGCAGATTGCCTCCCGAGTGGTCTCTTTGGCCATCCAGCTGCGGCATTTCTTCCTGGTAGAGGACATTGTGGACTCCCTCAAG CTGGCCCTTCTCTTCTACATCTTGACCTTCGTGGGTGCCGTCTTCAATGGTTTGACTCTTCTGATTCTGG GAGTGATCGGTTTATTCACTGTCCCCTTCCTGTACCGGCAACACCAG GCCCAGATGGACCAGTATGTGGGATTGGTGACCAATCAGTTGAGCCACATCAAAGCTAA GATCCGAGCTAAGATCCCAGGGTCCGGAGCCCTTGCCTCGGCAGCAGCCGCAGTCTCTGGATCCAAAGCCAAAGCCGAATGA